Proteins encoded by one window of Acetivibrio thermocellus ATCC 27405:
- a CDS encoding GspE/PulE family protein, with protein MQKQKRKGLGDILVEAGLISKEQLDKALKLQKKTGQKLGVLLVSEGIVTQEDIMRVLEEKIGVLRVALEECNIDPAVCSLIPEKLARRYELIPIAQKDGVLRVAMSDPLNVFAIDDIEDYTGMRVEPVVDFASSIKNAIDKYYRTQHVLVEPVKEKGILFKIDEETIELESVEAENESASMLLNSIIEQAIRNGSGDIHIEPLQNALKIRFRTDGQMHEVMRTEIGMLNGVLAKIKAICGMNMNEKAVPQDGRVKVSLDGRDYNLKVSILPTVFGEKIAIRIVHKKTSVIPKEQLGICQEDLVKFERMIKSPKGLVLITGPEGSGKTTTLYSAVSEINSPNVHIITIEDPVEYVIEGVNQVQVNMKTGLTYEKGLSSILEQGPDVIVIGDIKDAKTAEIAVKAAMGGHLVLGAFCANDTLDAVLTLVEMGIDPFFIASSLIGVISQRLVRKICPNCIKKYVATDEELSLLELDRPVELYSGNGCAECSGTGYKGKLGVFEVLNVDKSFRDMMKENFAKEKLRKFCVLRGMKTLKENAKQLVLEGKTTAFEMSRMLSFEEEL; from the coding sequence ATGCAAAAACAAAAAAGAAAAGGTCTTGGCGACATTTTAGTGGAAGCCGGGCTTATTTCAAAAGAGCAGCTGGATAAAGCTTTAAAACTTCAGAAAAAAACAGGCCAAAAACTTGGAGTTTTGCTGGTTTCTGAAGGAATTGTGACCCAGGAGGACATAATGAGGGTCCTGGAGGAAAAAATAGGTGTTTTACGTGTGGCATTGGAAGAATGCAACATTGATCCCGCTGTTTGCAGCTTAATCCCCGAAAAACTTGCCAGAAGGTATGAATTGATTCCTATAGCACAAAAAGACGGAGTTCTTAGGGTTGCCATGAGCGATCCTTTAAATGTTTTTGCCATTGATGATATTGAGGATTATACAGGTATGAGAGTTGAGCCTGTAGTTGATTTTGCGTCGTCAATAAAAAATGCCATTGACAAATATTACAGAACACAGCATGTTTTGGTGGAGCCTGTAAAGGAAAAAGGAATTTTATTTAAAATTGATGAGGAAACAATAGAGCTTGAAAGCGTTGAGGCGGAAAATGAATCTGCCTCAATGCTTTTAAATTCCATAATAGAGCAGGCGATAAGAAACGGGTCCGGAGATATACATATTGAACCTTTGCAAAATGCATTAAAAATAAGGTTTAGAACCGACGGACAAATGCATGAGGTCATGAGAACGGAAATTGGCATGCTAAATGGTGTTTTGGCAAAGATAAAGGCAATTTGCGGTATGAATATGAACGAAAAGGCAGTTCCGCAGGACGGCAGGGTGAAGGTAAGTCTGGACGGAAGAGATTACAATCTTAAGGTGTCGATTCTTCCGACCGTTTTTGGAGAGAAAATTGCAATCCGTATTGTTCATAAAAAGACTTCCGTCATTCCAAAAGAGCAGCTGGGAATTTGTCAGGAGGACCTCGTAAAATTTGAGAGAATGATAAAAAGTCCTAAAGGATTGGTTTTGATAACAGGTCCTGAAGGAAGCGGCAAAACCACAACTTTGTATTCCGCCGTAAGTGAAATCAACAGTCCGAATGTACATATAATTACCATTGAAGACCCTGTTGAATACGTTATTGAAGGAGTAAACCAGGTACAGGTCAACATGAAGACAGGCCTGACTTATGAAAAAGGTCTAAGTTCAATTTTAGAACAGGGACCGGATGTAATTGTCATTGGGGACATAAAGGATGCGAAAACGGCTGAAATAGCTGTAAAGGCGGCAATGGGAGGGCATCTTGTACTTGGAGCTTTTTGTGCCAATGATACTTTGGACGCAGTGTTAACTCTTGTGGAAATGGGAATAGATCCGTTTTTTATTGCATCGTCCCTGATAGGGGTAATTTCTCAAAGGCTTGTGAGAAAAATTTGTCCCAACTGCATAAAGAAGTATGTTGCAACAGATGAGGAACTTTCACTTCTTGAACTGGACAGACCCGTCGAACTGTATTCGGGAAATGGGTGCGCAGAATGTTCCGGTACCGGATACAAAGGGAAATTGGGTGTTTTTGAGGTGCTGAATGTGGACAAGAGCTTCAGGGATATGATGAAGGAAAACTTTGCAAAGGAGAAATTGAGAAAATTTTGTGTTTTAAGGGGAATGAAAACTTTAAAAGAAAATGCAAAACAGCTTGTTCTTGAGGGAAAAACCACTGCTTTTGAGATGTCAAGAATGCTGTCTTTTGAAGAAGAATTATAA
- a CDS encoding shikimate dehydrogenase, with product MDIDVRVTGKTKLLGLVGNPVEHSISPQLHNTLSSLLGLDIVYIPLAVGKEDLETVVKALKALDFIGFNVTIPYKRDIMKYLDENSKEAILMGAVNTVKKIDGRLYGYNTDAEGFLRSFKEEAGVGFKGKKVVLIGAGGVARAIAVKIASEDAEKISVVNRTVEKSVELAEVVNENIKEIVQVYNFEDKTFRMAFEESDIIINTTSVGMYPKTRETPVKFTECFNKNQIVYDVIYNPEKTKFLNDAEKRGAKIINGLGMLFYQGISAYEIWTGVKFTEDKLKSVYESFKKYLQLKSAK from the coding sequence ATGGATATCGATGTCAGGGTAACGGGAAAGACAAAATTGTTGGGACTTGTAGGAAATCCTGTTGAGCATTCCATATCACCCCAACTTCACAATACGTTAAGTTCGCTGCTGGGACTGGATATTGTTTACATACCTCTGGCAGTTGGAAAAGAAGACCTTGAGACAGTGGTAAAAGCTCTCAAAGCTTTGGATTTTATAGGTTTTAACGTTACAATTCCTTACAAAAGGGACATAATGAAATATCTTGACGAGAATTCAAAAGAAGCAATACTCATGGGAGCGGTAAACACGGTAAAAAAGATTGACGGTCGTCTGTACGGTTATAATACCGATGCGGAAGGTTTTTTAAGATCTTTTAAGGAAGAAGCCGGTGTGGGCTTTAAAGGCAAAAAGGTTGTACTTATAGGAGCCGGAGGAGTGGCCCGGGCAATTGCCGTTAAAATTGCCTCTGAAGATGCGGAAAAAATCAGTGTTGTAAACCGTACCGTCGAGAAATCCGTTGAACTTGCCGAGGTTGTAAATGAAAATATAAAAGAAATAGTCCAGGTGTACAATTTTGAAGATAAAACTTTCAGAATGGCTTTTGAGGAAAGTGATATTATTATTAATACAACTTCTGTAGGTATGTATCCTAAAACCCGGGAAACCCCCGTTAAATTCACTGAGTGCTTCAACAAAAATCAAATAGTGTATGATGTGATCTACAATCCTGAAAAAACAAAATTTCTCAATGATGCTGAAAAAAGAGGGGCAAAAATCATAAATGGCCTTGGAATGCTTTTCTATCAAGGGATAAGCGCCTATGAAATCTGGACGGGTGTAAAGTTTACCGAGGATAAACTTAAAAGTGTTTATGAATCTTTCAAAAAATATTTGCAGCTTAAATCAGCCAAATAA
- a CDS encoding YqeG family HAD IIIA-type phosphatase, which yields MLEKFYPDLQADRVQDIDLDFLAEKNIKGLILDIDNTLVPEHVEEADENTIAWIDKVKKKGFKVCIVSNASEKRVARFNSKLNVDVIHRASKPRSRSFVKAMEIMNTKASETAVIGDQIFTDIYGGNKVNMFTILVTPIDKREYFFVRLKRIAEKFVLAKMKTRKQI from the coding sequence ATGTTAGAAAAGTTTTATCCTGATTTGCAGGCAGACAGAGTGCAGGATATAGATTTGGATTTCCTGGCTGAAAAAAATATAAAAGGGCTTATTCTTGACATAGACAACACCCTTGTACCTGAGCATGTGGAAGAAGCGGATGAAAATACGATAGCCTGGATTGACAAAGTTAAGAAAAAGGGATTTAAGGTTTGCATTGTGTCAAATGCTTCCGAAAAGCGTGTGGCCAGATTTAACAGCAAACTTAATGTTGACGTCATCCACAGGGCCTCGAAGCCCAGAAGCAGGTCGTTTGTGAAAGCTATGGAGATAATGAATACCAAAGCTTCGGAAACGGCTGTAATAGGAGATCAGATTTTTACCGATATATATGGGGGAAACAAGGTTAATATGTTTACCATACTGGTTACACCGATAGATAAAAGAGAATACTTTTTTGTCAGACTGAAAAGAATAGCTGAAAAGTTTGTTCTTGCAAAAATGAAAACCCGAAAACAAATTTAA
- a CDS encoding branched-chain amino acid aminotransferase, producing MSYQISIQKTQNPKNKPDQDNLGFGQIFTDHMFIMDYTEGKGWHDPRIVPYGPLSLEPSTMVFHYGQAVFEGLKAYKTEDGRILLFRPRKNMERINISNERVCIPKIDVDFAVEACKTLVSVDRDWIPEAEGTSLYIRPFIISTDPFLGVRPSWTYKFIIILSPVGAYYKEGINPVKIYVESEYVRAVKGGTGYAKTPGNYAASLIAQVKAKELGYTQVLWLDGVEKKYIEEVGTMNVFFKINGEVITPSLDGSILAGITRESTIELLRASGIKVTERKITIEEIYNAHEAGTLEEAFGTGTAAVISPIGELSWNGKVIKINDGKIGETASFVYNTITGIQSGKIEDKFGWTVEVK from the coding sequence ATGTCCTACCAAATCAGTATTCAAAAAACACAAAATCCAAAAAACAAACCTGACCAGGATAACCTAGGCTTTGGCCAGATTTTTACCGATCACATGTTTATAATGGACTATACTGAAGGAAAGGGCTGGCATGATCCAAGAATTGTTCCATACGGCCCTCTTTCTTTGGAACCCAGCACAATGGTATTTCATTATGGTCAGGCAGTTTTTGAAGGTCTGAAAGCTTACAAAACAGAGGATGGAAGAATCCTTCTTTTCAGACCAAGAAAAAACATGGAGAGAATAAATATTTCAAATGAAAGAGTTTGCATACCGAAAATAGACGTTGATTTTGCCGTAGAGGCATGCAAAACTCTTGTAAGTGTCGACAGAGACTGGATTCCGGAAGCTGAAGGCACTTCTCTTTATATACGCCCGTTTATAATCTCTACCGATCCTTTCTTAGGAGTAAGACCGTCCTGGACATACAAATTCATAATTATTCTATCTCCTGTAGGAGCTTATTATAAAGAGGGAATCAATCCCGTAAAAATATACGTTGAAAGCGAGTACGTACGTGCCGTAAAGGGAGGCACAGGTTATGCAAAGACTCCCGGCAACTATGCCGCAAGTCTCATAGCGCAGGTTAAAGCAAAGGAACTGGGTTACACCCAGGTACTCTGGCTTGACGGAGTTGAGAAAAAGTACATAGAAGAAGTAGGTACAATGAATGTGTTCTTTAAAATAAACGGCGAAGTCATCACTCCTTCCCTTGACGGAAGCATCCTTGCCGGAATAACCCGTGAATCTACAATTGAGCTGCTTAGAGCATCCGGCATAAAAGTAACTGAAAGAAAAATAACCATAGAGGAAATTTACAATGCTCATGAAGCGGGAACTTTAGAGGAGGCTTTTGGAACCGGAACTGCTGCGGTAATTTCGCCTATCGGCGAATTAAGCTGGAACGGCAAGGTTATAAAAATAAATGACGGTAAAATCGGAGAAACAGCCTCGTTTGTTTACAATACCATCACAGGCATTCAAAGCGGCAAGATCGAAGACAAGTTCGGATGGACCGTTGAAGTAAAATAA
- a CDS encoding NfeD family protein, with the protein MFDFVHNIDIWAAISFILGFIFVIIEMFFPGFGLPGVVGLIFLFIGIVLTAKTLTDVLVLLAIILLILAVVLAIAVRSASKGRLKKLVLTDSLEKESGFEGTEDFTSFLGKEGVALTALRPAGTAEFDGVKLDVVSEFDFIEKDAKVKIVKVEGRRIVVRKID; encoded by the coding sequence TTGTTTGATTTTGTTCACAACATTGATATCTGGGCAGCAATCTCCTTTATACTTGGTTTTATTTTTGTGATAATCGAAATGTTTTTCCCCGGTTTCGGTTTACCGGGTGTTGTGGGTCTGATTTTTCTTTTTATAGGCATTGTGTTGACGGCTAAAACGCTCACGGACGTCCTTGTCCTGTTGGCGATAATACTTTTGATACTGGCTGTTGTCCTTGCCATAGCAGTTCGATCTGCCTCAAAAGGACGCCTTAAAAAACTGGTACTTACCGATTCTTTGGAAAAGGAGAGCGGATTTGAGGGAACCGAAGACTTTACGTCATTTCTCGGCAAGGAAGGAGTGGCTCTGACAGCTCTGCGCCCGGCAGGCACTGCAGAGTTTGACGGAGTAAAACTTGATGTTGTATCAGAATTTGACTTTATTGAAAAAGATGCAAAAGTAAAAATTGTTAAAGTTGAAGGTCGGCGTATAGTGGTAAGAAAAATCGATTAA
- the floA gene encoding flotillin-like protein FloA (flotillin-like protein involved in membrane lipid rafts), whose translation MDGIAFILIVGAILVFISLFFAIVPVGLWISAFAANVRVSIFTLIGMRLRRVVPSRVINPLIKATKAGINVSINKLEAHYLAGGNVDRVVNALIAAQRANIPLEFERAAAIDLAGRNVLEAVQMSVNPKVIETPVVAAIAKDGIELRAKARVTVRANIDRLVGGAGEQTIIARVGEGVVTTVGSATDHKQVLENPDAISKTVLSKGLDAGTAFEILSIDIADIDVGRNVGAQLQTDQAEADKRIAQAKAEERRAMAVAREQEMKAMVQEMRAKVVEAEAEVPKALAAALREGKIGVLDYYHLQNLIADTQMRDSISKMSKHDDSSSDKK comes from the coding sequence ATGGATGGTATAGCTTTCATTCTTATTGTAGGAGCAATACTAGTATTTATCTCACTGTTTTTTGCAATTGTTCCTGTTGGTCTTTGGATTTCGGCATTTGCCGCAAACGTCAGGGTCAGCATATTCACCCTAATAGGAATGCGCCTTAGAAGAGTCGTTCCTTCAAGAGTTATAAATCCGCTTATTAAAGCTACAAAAGCAGGTATCAATGTGTCCATCAACAAACTTGAAGCCCATTATCTTGCAGGCGGTAATGTGGACAGGGTTGTAAATGCTCTTATTGCCGCTCAAAGAGCCAATATCCCTCTTGAATTTGAAAGAGCCGCTGCTATCGACCTTGCCGGAAGAAATGTTCTTGAAGCCGTTCAAATGAGTGTTAACCCAAAAGTTATTGAAACACCAGTCGTGGCAGCAATAGCAAAAGACGGTATTGAACTTCGGGCAAAAGCAAGAGTCACTGTCAGAGCAAATATTGACCGTCTCGTCGGAGGTGCCGGTGAACAAACCATCATTGCCCGTGTCGGCGAAGGTGTTGTTACGACAGTTGGTTCCGCTACGGACCACAAACAGGTTCTCGAAAATCCTGATGCCATATCCAAAACAGTGTTAAGCAAAGGTCTTGATGCAGGTACCGCTTTTGAAATTCTTTCCATTGATATTGCAGACATTGACGTGGGAAGAAATGTCGGTGCCCAGCTGCAGACAGACCAGGCGGAAGCGGATAAACGTATTGCCCAGGCAAAAGCTGAAGAAAGAAGAGCTATGGCTGTTGCAAGGGAACAGGAAATGAAAGCCATGGTACAGGAAATGAGAGCAAAAGTTGTGGAAGCCGAAGCGGAAGTGCCAAAAGCACTGGCTGCTGCTCTTCGCGAAGGAAAAATCGGTGTCCTTGACTACTATCATTTACAAAATCTCATAGCAGACACCCAAATGAGAGACAGTATTTCAAAAATGAGCAAACATGATGATTCTTCATCTGACAAAAAATAG
- the rbr gene encoding rubrerythrin, giving the protein MKSLKNTKTMENLMKAFAGESQARTRYNFYASVANKEGYRQIEAIFNETADNEKEHAKRFYKFLLEGLNGELPASIMINADYPVAYGNTLDNLKAAAAGENEEWTKLYPEFAKVAKEEGFDEIAAAFTKIAEVEQRHEARYKKLAENIENNKVFNKDEKVLWKCRNCGYVHEGNSAPEKCPACAHPKAFFEVLAENY; this is encoded by the coding sequence ATGAAAAGTCTTAAAAACACAAAAACAATGGAAAATCTTATGAAGGCGTTTGCCGGAGAATCCCAGGCTCGCACAAGGTACAATTTTTACGCTTCTGTTGCCAATAAGGAAGGTTACAGACAGATTGAGGCTATTTTTAATGAAACCGCCGACAATGAAAAGGAACATGCAAAAAGGTTTTACAAATTTCTTCTTGAGGGGTTGAACGGTGAGCTGCCTGCTTCAATTATGATAAATGCAGATTACCCTGTGGCTTACGGAAACACTTTGGACAACCTCAAGGCGGCAGCAGCGGGGGAAAATGAAGAGTGGACAAAGCTTTATCCGGAATTTGCGAAAGTTGCAAAAGAAGAAGGTTTTGATGAAATAGCGGCAGCTTTCACAAAAATAGCCGAAGTTGAGCAAAGGCATGAGGCAAGATACAAGAAGCTGGCGGAAAACATTGAAAATAACAAGGTGTTTAATAAAGACGAGAAAGTTTTATGGAAATGCAGAAACTGTGGTTATGTGCATGAAGGAAACAGCGCACCGGAAAAATGTCCGGCATGTGCTCATCCAAAAGCATTTTTCGAAGTGCTGGCAGAAAATTATTAA
- a CDS encoding LCP family protein gives MGQKKIFSKKKNLTFKKALLIWMVSLIVLGGMIFLLGKFVLSDSNGSSDVDNDLTYPPVKSYEPISFPTPGKIGNDKPSDEENSDKFQGLTNGMKYHEKLVDESSRNILFIGQDRISGLYDTIGILSIDRKNKKLKIIMIPRDLYIDYSSRVKHYLEENGRLNDPDFYKINAAHLIGPYMKYEGKFGAYSMNFLAELIKEIFDIEVHDYVRVNTEGFVQIVDLFGGVDINVPYDMHYDDIYQDLHIHINKGWNHLDGKKAEGFVRYRQSNDEMGNITHSIGDYERKKNQINFIKAFIEQHGTMSNIDKLPSLISTLNKYMKHSIGVGDVLTTYIGYAKDVVLYKYPIETYTVTGKDKYMNQRYYIVIENDNKTSKVVD, from the coding sequence ATGGGTCAAAAAAAAATATTTTCAAAGAAAAAGAATTTAACTTTTAAAAAAGCCCTGCTCATTTGGATGGTTAGTTTGATAGTTTTAGGGGGAATGATTTTTCTTTTGGGAAAATTCGTTCTAAGTGACAGCAACGGCAGTTCAGACGTGGACAATGACCTTACATATCCACCTGTTAAAAGTTACGAACCGATTAGTTTTCCTACACCCGGCAAAATCGGCAATGACAAGCCTTCCGATGAGGAAAACTCCGATAAATTTCAGGGTCTCACAAACGGAATGAAATATCATGAAAAGCTGGTTGACGAAAGCAGTCGAAACATATTGTTCATCGGGCAGGACAGAATTTCCGGCCTGTATGATACCATAGGTATATTAAGCATTGACAGAAAAAACAAAAAACTGAAAATAATAATGATTCCCCGCGACCTGTATATCGATTACAGTTCCAGAGTCAAACACTATTTAGAAGAAAACGGCAGATTAAACGATCCCGACTTTTATAAAATTAATGCCGCGCACCTTATAGGGCCGTATATGAAATATGAGGGAAAATTTGGTGCATATTCAATGAATTTTCTGGCCGAACTGATCAAAGAAATTTTTGACATTGAAGTTCATGACTACGTAAGGGTTAACACCGAAGGCTTCGTCCAAATTGTCGACCTTTTCGGCGGTGTCGACATTAACGTTCCGTACGACATGCATTACGATGACATATATCAGGATCTCCACATCCATATAAACAAAGGATGGAACCATCTTGACGGAAAAAAAGCCGAAGGATTCGTCCGTTACAGGCAAAGCAACGACGAAATGGGAAACATCACCCATTCGATCGGCGATTATGAAAGAAAGAAAAACCAGATTAATTTTATAAAAGCATTTATTGAGCAGCATGGGACAATGTCCAATATCGACAAGCTCCCCAGTCTGATTTCTACGTTAAACAAATACATGAAACACAGCATCGGAGTCGGAGACGTTCTGACAACTTACATTGGCTATGCAAAAGATGTCGTTCTATACAAATACCCGATAGAAACTTATACAGTTACCGGAAAAGACAAATATATGAACCAAAGATATTATATTGTAATTGAAAATGACAACAAGACCAGCAAAGTTGTTGACTAA
- a CDS encoding YmaF family protein translates to MYPHIHRYKFESKNTNRHNHKIIGYTDNMIGIEAFHIHAYYGISSYNGHTHYFSGFTGLPIKTENGHIHRIEGILESASDHEHVYRNYTDENIEYISHSILKHAYV, encoded by the coding sequence ATGTATCCTCATATACACAGATATAAATTTGAATCAAAAAATACCAACAGGCATAATCACAAAATAATAGGATACACGGATAATATGATTGGCATAGAAGCCTTTCATATTCATGCATACTACGGCATTTCATCATACAATGGACACACCCACTACTTTTCAGGATTCACCGGCCTTCCTATAAAAACTGAAAACGGTCATATTCACAGAATAGAAGGTATACTTGAATCGGCTTCAGATCACGAACATGTATACAGGAATTATACAGATGAGAATATTGAGTATATTTCTCACAGCATATTGAAACATGCATATGTTTAA
- a CDS encoding glutamine synthetase III family protein encodes MVNDELQTYSLTEVFGANVFNDAAMRERLPKPAYKALKKTIDEGTPLDRDIAEIVANAMKDWAIDKGATHYTHWFQPMTGITAEKHDSFISPTSDGKVIMEFSGKELIKGESDASSFPSGGLRATFEARGYTAWDCTSPAFVKDNTLYIPTVFCSYNGEVLDKKTPLLRSMEALSKQALRILRLLGNTTVKKVITTVGAEQEYFLIDKKLHDQRKDLIYTGRTLFGAMPPKGQEMDDHYYGAFKERISAFMKELDRELWKLGVSAKTKHNEVAPAQHELAPIFNTANIATDHNQLIMDTLKKVAQRHGLVCLLHEKPFAGLNGSGKHNNWSLSTDDGQNLLDPGRTPHENAQFLIFLCAVIKAVDEYADLLRCAAANAGNDHRLGAHEAPPAIISIFLGEQLTDILEQIENNGGAKSLKQAAPLKIGVTTLPVLPKDATDRNRTSPFAFTGNKFEFRMVPSSASIAGPIFVLNTIVAEELCQIADRLEKAEDLNAEIHAVLREIVKNHKRIIFNGNNYSEEWIEEAKRRGLPNIRSTVEAIKALIDEKNIRVFEKHKVLNRTELYSRYEILLESYIKTINIEALTMIEMTKRDIIPAVIGYITKLADSINTVKATGVNADTSVQAELLQEVSSLLAELKKNLAALEKSTSEAADFSGDTYKKACMYRDDVFVRMNELRAVADKLETLVDSKMWPFPTYGDLLFNV; translated from the coding sequence ATGGTTAATGACGAATTACAGACCTATTCATTAACAGAGGTTTTTGGTGCGAATGTGTTTAATGACGCCGCAATGAGAGAACGCCTTCCCAAACCGGCTTACAAAGCATTAAAGAAGACTATAGATGAAGGAACTCCATTGGACCGGGATATAGCAGAAATAGTTGCAAACGCTATGAAAGACTGGGCAATCGACAAGGGGGCAACTCATTACACCCACTGGTTCCAGCCCATGACCGGAATCACGGCTGAAAAGCACGATTCCTTTATTTCACCGACATCGGACGGAAAAGTTATAATGGAATTCTCTGGAAAAGAACTGATAAAGGGAGAGTCCGACGCTTCATCTTTCCCTTCCGGAGGTTTGAGAGCAACTTTCGAGGCAAGAGGATATACGGCATGGGACTGTACATCTCCGGCTTTTGTGAAAGACAACACCCTTTATATCCCGACAGTTTTCTGCTCATACAACGGCGAGGTTTTGGACAAAAAAACCCCTCTGCTTCGCTCTATGGAGGCACTGTCAAAGCAAGCCCTTCGCATACTCAGACTTCTTGGAAACACGACCGTGAAAAAAGTAATTACCACGGTAGGTGCCGAACAGGAATATTTTCTGATTGACAAAAAACTTCACGATCAACGCAAAGACCTCATCTACACCGGTCGTACACTTTTTGGAGCAATGCCTCCAAAAGGACAGGAAATGGACGATCATTATTATGGCGCTTTCAAGGAAAGAATATCTGCTTTTATGAAAGAACTGGACCGGGAGCTTTGGAAACTTGGCGTTTCAGCAAAAACAAAACACAATGAGGTCGCACCCGCACAGCACGAGCTTGCTCCAATTTTCAACACGGCCAACATTGCCACCGACCACAACCAGTTGATAATGGACACTCTTAAAAAAGTTGCGCAAAGGCACGGTCTTGTTTGTCTGCTTCACGAAAAACCTTTCGCAGGCCTTAATGGTTCCGGAAAACACAACAACTGGTCTCTGAGTACCGACGACGGTCAAAACCTCCTGGATCCGGGCCGTACACCTCATGAAAATGCACAGTTTCTCATATTCCTGTGTGCGGTAATAAAGGCCGTGGATGAATATGCGGACCTTCTCAGATGCGCTGCTGCAAATGCCGGCAACGACCACCGTCTTGGAGCTCATGAAGCACCTCCGGCAATAATATCAATATTCCTTGGTGAACAGCTTACGGATATTCTTGAACAAATCGAGAATAACGGAGGAGCAAAATCATTAAAGCAGGCCGCACCGCTGAAAATCGGTGTAACCACGCTTCCTGTCCTGCCTAAGGACGCCACCGACAGAAACAGAACTTCTCCTTTTGCATTTACAGGAAACAAGTTTGAGTTCAGAATGGTTCCTTCGTCAGCTTCAATCGCCGGCCCAATTTTTGTACTTAACACCATAGTTGCCGAGGAGCTCTGCCAAATTGCAGACAGGCTTGAGAAAGCTGAAGACCTCAATGCGGAAATTCACGCAGTTCTCAGGGAAATAGTAAAAAACCACAAAAGAATAATATTCAACGGAAACAATTATTCCGAAGAATGGATTGAAGAAGCCAAAAGAAGAGGTCTTCCCAATATACGCTCAACCGTTGAGGCAATAAAGGCACTGATAGATGAAAAAAACATCCGCGTATTCGAAAAACACAAGGTTTTAAACAGAACAGAGCTGTATTCCAGGTATGAAATACTTCTTGAAAGCTATATTAAGACAATCAACATCGAAGCACTAACAATGATAGAAATGACAAAGCGGGATATTATACCTGCTGTTATCGGCTATATTACAAAACTTGCCGACTCAATAAACACTGTCAAAGCAACAGGTGTCAATGCCGACACCAGTGTTCAGGCAGAGCTTTTGCAGGAAGTGTCCTCACTTCTTGCCGAACTTAAAAAGAACTTGGCCGCTCTTGAAAAATCGACTTCAGAGGCAGCAGATTTCAGCGGTGACACATACAAAAAAGCATGTATGTACAGGGATGATGTGTTCGTCAGAATGAATGAACTCAGAGCCGTGGCTGACAAACTCGAAACACTGGTTGATTCAAAAATGTGGCCGTTCCCGACATACGGCGACCTTCTCTTTAACGTGTAA
- a CDS encoding 2-oxoacid:acceptor oxidoreductase family protein: protein MKMADQQIIMAGFGGQGILSAGRILAYAGMLENKNVSWLPSYGPEMRGGTANCNVIISDDVIGSPILNSATTLIVMNGPSLDKFESYVESGGIIIKDSSLVQREPARTDVKVYGVPATETAFKMGNPTFANIILLGKLIALTNIVSKENFEIALRKTLPSKKHNLIPEEMKALEFGMQYEC, encoded by the coding sequence ATGAAAATGGCGGATCAGCAGATTATTATGGCAGGTTTCGGCGGACAAGGGATACTGTCGGCGGGAAGAATTCTTGCTTACGCTGGAATGTTGGAGAACAAGAATGTATCATGGCTTCCGTCTTACGGTCCTGAAATGAGGGGCGGTACCGCCAATTGCAACGTTATAATTTCCGACGATGTAATAGGTTCTCCGATTTTAAACAGTGCTACAACTTTGATTGTTATGAACGGTCCATCCCTGGACAAGTTTGAAAGTTACGTGGAAAGCGGAGGAATAATTATAAAGGACAGTTCCCTGGTTCAAAGGGAACCGGCAAGAACAGATGTGAAGGTTTACGGTGTTCCTGCCACCGAGACAGCTTTTAAAATGGGAAATCCCACTTTTGCCAATATAATTCTTTTGGGGAAACTTATTGCTCTTACCAATATAGTGTCCAAAGAAAACTTTGAAATAGCCTTAAGAAAGACGTTACCGAGCAAAAAGCATAATCTGATTCCTGAAGAGATGAAAGCTCTTGAGTTTGGTATGCAGTATGAATGTTAA